The window GGGAGAAACAGCCACACCTCGCATCAGCGGCCCGTCCGCCCCGCTGCCCTCCAGAGGCGGTTGACGCTGCAGATGCCGGACCGACGGTTCGAGTCGAACGGTGACCCTGCACAAGGGGGAGAAAGGGCTAGCAACCGGGGGATGTGAAGGCCAGAAGGAACACCCAAGCACGCCCCCGGTGGAACGCCAATgtacacaaatatatactTTCGTACACGACTGACGGATGAGAGAAGGTTTCTTCGGAGCATACTCCGGACCCCGACCACCTTTGCGCACGGCTCAGCCGTACCGAGGAGTACGCATTCACACAACAtgttacatatatatatgtatacatgtaaaTATAGAGAGAACAAAACTGAAAATATACGTGTGTGGTCGCACAGCAATTCGGTAAGACGTGGACGATGCGTGCATTTGCCCACAGGTTTGCTTTTCCAGCTTTTCAAGGCAGGAGAATAGACTACACGCGCTTCCCTCAGCCCCTTCGGCGCTCACCTCAtgccgccctcgaggcgGTCACCGGGAATCCACACGTGCCTCGGAAGACCACACTCTACCCACGCGCCTTGCTGCGCCTTGAGTTTCTTCTCTTGCGCCGCACTCAGTTTGACCTCTTCTTCGAAGCCTTTGGTGTGCTCTCCCTCCACCGAGGAACCCTGCTTCCCGCTTTCGCGAGATTTTGACGAAGCGACAACGACTCCTTCTCGGTACGGAAGCCACTCGTTCCGGCGGAGGTGGTGAGGCGCGTCGAGCGGATTCTGAAGGCCTGCAAAGCGCAGGTCTGAGGCTCCGCCGACAGACAAGAAGGAGCCAACAAGGAGAGAGCTTTACAACTGAAACTAGAAACAGGGGCTGCCCGGTCTTCACAACATACCATCATTaacaggcgctgcgcggctcccATGTGAGGCAACTCAGTAGTCCTCAGATTAACATCAGACGAACAGGTAATAGGCTCCGCCATATATTAGTTACGCCAGTCAGTATGTAGATGCGGTGACTCCGCTCCTGTCGGAAGTACCTGAATAAAATAACGCCCGCgtgtcgctgcctcttctgccCTCGCATTCAGTAATCCACctacacatatataaatatccGCTTGTAGTCCCCTTGTTGCATACTTCATATATAGGTTTATATATAGGAACCTATAGACATAAACACATACTAATCCAGTCCGCATCCAAACGTGAATATACTGCATTGTGTGCGTGCAGGTTACGCTGCGTTTGTGATCGGCATTGAATCAACCGAGGTCGACTACACCGGAAACTGCAAAGATTGGCGTGTTTCCTCACCAGGGTGAATGGGGAAGAGTGCCTTGCGAAGGAACTGGGGAGTTTCCAGGTACCGCAGATTGCGCACAAAGAACTCGAGCGCTCGCGAatggccttcgccgcccttGGCTCCTCGCGAGATCGACGCCGCTGAGCAAAAGAACCAAAAAAGCACAAGAGTCAGTTCCCACAACCCGTCCACCGGTAGCCTGCGTCAAGGAGATCAGACTGAGAGGTGCAAGCCCTCAAAAAAGGCAACGACATAGTAGCTGACTAGGGCCCCACCGAGAGAGGGGAATATCGAGAGAAGCAGCTTTGGCGTGGCATCACGCGCACGTAAGCTTATTTTATCCGTGTGCACGCCAATCTGAAGCCGCATATCGTTGCATTGAGCATGTGGCATTTCGCTCGCGACCGCTCTACAATCGCGTTTAGATGAACCCGCTGGCGAACGGGATGACGCTGAGCGCGTCGAGCATCCCACAGCTGAAGATTCAAACACTCCCGTGTCCACCTGGGACCCAGCCGCCGATGTGTTACACTTCACACGCCTGTGAAGGTACGCAACTGAAACACCACTCAGGAAGAAAGGAAATTTCACGGTTTACAGCCACGCCACGACGAGCCGAACATGCGAGATGTCGCCTCatcgcgcggacgcgaggctcacagcgccgccgcgactctGAGAGGATGCTAAGCGCAGCTTACCGACATCCTCGTAGATGACGATTTCGTCGACACCAAAGACCGTCAACGTGCGAGCAATGTGCCCCACTAGGGCTGCTCGAAGCTCTAGGGTctgagaagaagacagcagagagaaacAGCGAACTGAATCCAACAAATGCAGTGGGGACACGGCAAGGTAGGCcgagcgcagcagagacgcgcgagtcgCCCAAGAGACACCCGGAAGACGACAGCCGCGGAGAAAATAACGCTGCCCCAGACGAGGGCAGGCGAGGGAGCCTGGCGAAAAGACATGCACACAGgacgcacgcatgcgcgggcgcagaacCACCACCGCAACAGGTGATCACGCAGGCAACCCGAGGCGACGTCGCCTAGGTCGGAACTCCAAGGACTGACATCTGCTCGGAGGAACTTTCAGCAACAGGCTCAGGAACCGGCGGAGACAACGCGAAAATCGCACATTGTCTAAGAGCTGTTGATGCCCATCCTCCTTCTTGTGGGCTCCCGCATTCCAGAAAGTAGAACGAGAAGGAAGTCAAAAGCGAGGTACCTGGGCGTTGTCGACGATTGACGCAGGCAGAGCAATCGAGAGCGTCCTCGTCCTTCTGGCTCCCGCGAACGGCAGAGTCTGAGAGGCAccgcagagagagatgaAAACGGAGGAGTGACGCGGCGTGTCTTCACACAGAAGGAATGTACACTTTGTAGTCATGCTTACGAGCCAGACACTCTTGTGAGCAACTTAACAAGGTATTCCACAACCGAATTCATTTGACGGTTTCTTTTCGAAACGCGGAAAACGCAAACGCCTCAACGATAATTTGACCCCTGAGAAAGTGTTGAACTGACCCTAAACTCAGTAATGTGTCACATAGAGCGCCCCCCCCACATCTGAGAGGTGGGTAAGCTTTGCGAACCGCTCGAGGAAAGCAGGCAATCAAACAGGGACGGGGAACTGAAGAAAGGCACTAGAACAACAGAAACCGACCGGGGGGAGTCTTGCTACGACAGGAAACACGtaagacgagagagacgaagagaggagcCGAAGAGCGTCTCACAAACAGCCGgtcgagcggcgcgccggaaaGCAAAGCCCGCGAGCCTGCGGCAGGCAGCAATTGAGTACCTATTCATCCGCCCTTCCCGTCCCAATGCCCtctgccccccctccccccctctctgcAGTTCACTATCCCTTCGGTTGTGCCCATCTGCGCCGGTCGCCCGTGCTTCATTTTCACCGCCCGCACCCCTCCTGTGTCATCTCTCGGACTTTCTCCGTCCTCGGTGGCTGTTTTCGCTGGGCGCGAGCGTTTGTCTCACCTTTGGTATGAATCTGAGGAGCTCCCCAGTCTCCTTTTCGCGATCTGTTTTCGGGTTGCCATTCTCTACCTCTGCATCTGATGCGTCTGAGCCCGTCTCTGTCTCGGCCTGCTTCGGTGCTGCTCCAAGGGGAGGGAAAAAGCGCTTTTCACCAACAGCGACGTCGAAAGCAGGAGAGCTGTAGCGGCTGTCCTTCCACCCTGCGccagacgcccgcgagccgcgttggtcgctctgcgcctcgcgccagTGAGCACGCTCTCGGCCTTTCGCTTGTGCCctggagggagagaaaaaacgcgtgGAGAAGGATACAGACGCATTCCGCAGACACAAGGCACGCGACTGCGCAAGCGCCTTCTGTAGATGCGTTCGCACCTCTCCGTATCTAGATATATACGCAATTAAACATTCTAAAATACCTATATATGTAAATGGATGCGTGTATATGCGTGTATCTTTGATCCATATTGAGCATGTATGCTCACCGCGGTCCGCTGGAGTCTTCGTGTCTCCTGTCGGAAGACGCCAGGTCGAGGGGTTTTCGTGTCCCTGCCTTGTCTTGCGCTACAGGGCGCTTCACGATGTGCAGCTGAAATTCATCGTCTGCACCATCGTCTTCATCATCGTCTTCATCGTCGGCTTCAGTCCTTACACGCTGAGAGAtttcgccctcctcttccttccCCTTATCCTCTTCGGCAGGTCTCGCTGGTGAGCTCTGGCTGTCCTTCGCCCTACCCCCTGTTTCCTTCGTTCCCGCATCTTCAGCGTgattcttcttcgccttttccGTCTTGAGCCTTTtcgtctcgccgctgcagattTCAATGTCGGAGCCCCGCCGGAACGCACTGTccgctcgcttcctctttGCGTCGCGCGAGAAAGGGATATCCTTGCCCTTTTTGCGGGCGTCTTCAAGGTCGGAAAGCACCTGCTGCTCGTTCAGGGCGCCTGAAATAGCCGCCATGGCCGCAGCCTtcattttttttctctcgtctgcgccgacAGAGACGTCgacctcgccttcgtcttcgctcggcTCGCCCCCGGCGACGCCTCCCGCAGCATGTGCCTTTCTGAGAGTGCTGCGCTCCCTTTCATAAAGCTTGGCATTCTTTCCTTGAAACCGACCTCTGCGGTTGTCACTGCCGCTGAAGAGGCCTGATTTTCGCCACGTGAAagacgctgcatgcgcgggctTCTCGGAGATGTCCGAGTGTCGTCTGGACTCCCCCGAGGCGCTCCTCGCCGACTTCGCGAACGCCCCATTCAGAGTCCTTCCTGGCGCGCCTTTCGGATGGCCAGGatctcgccgccctcgaaactTCTCCGCAGCATCTTGCGGCGGCCACTGCGCGGCAGCCTTGCCCCCTgggtttttcttctcctgaCTTCCTGTCATGCCCTGTCGCTTGCCTCCACTTTCCGCTCCGTCATCGCGACGCCCTTCTTGCCGCTTCGCTGCTGGCCTCTCCTTCGCACTCTTCTCGACAGCTCCAGCGGAGGACGAGCAAGGACTCGTCACAAACCACGAAGAAGGTACAAGTTGGCTCTTGCACGAGCCTGACTGGGCTGGGGGGCCCATGCTGTCGACAGTTTTCCTTGCTCGACAGAGAGCAGCAAGGAGATTACGTGCGCGTCACTCGCCACAGAGAAATCGGGATCGGCGGCTCACGGAATAACTGCCTCTGAACCGCATCGAATGAACTGAATAAAAACACGTGCCTTTGACACACACGCGGCTACGGTTCGTGAAAAGTAACGTAGCCTACAGGTTGGCACAATGCCTACAACGCGACCGAGGCTGTATGTGCGAAGGCAAAACAGTAGGATTTGAAGGGATACAAAATAGAACGTGTGGCGAGTGTGCGAAGAAGATGGGGGAACCCGCGggcaggagcgcgaggagggagcaacagagacgaggagaagaccGCTGGAGCACTATCCGCTTCCATCCGCTAGAACTGAGACCGgagggcgcagaagagaagtTTTACAAGCCGTGAAGGCGTTCGGCCTGCAGAGCGAGGCAAAGGGTGACTCGGGCTTCATGCTTACTTACGCATGCGActccgcggctgcatgcATTCGAGTGAAAACGCAGGGGAAATACCTACGCTGTTCGTTGTCACTATTTTTTGGGAACACACGCTTTAGCAGTTAATCAGCCACGTGAGATTCCGTCGAGCCATGGTTGCTCTGCAAGTCATTCTCCATTCGTCCTCCATTTCTTCGTTTGGGAGATCTCGGCTTGAAGCGTGAGTAGCAGCACGGGAGCGAGAGGGGAGAACAAAGACGCCGCTAAAACAGAGGCCGCCCCCGAGGCAAAGAGGACGATTCTGTGCATCTACACGGTAGAAAATGACGTAATCCTGTGAAACAACTTATCTCCCTCGCCAGAAACATCACTGAGGAGAAAGAACAGCAAAAGGGCTGTTCCGGGAATTGAACCCGGGACCTCTCGCACCCTAAGCGAGAATCATACCACTAGACTAAACAGCCTGGTGAGCACGCCCCTTATGTCGGAGTCGCTGCTGGCAGCGGATGACTATCGCAATTCAGCCGCAGAAAATGCAGAAACATAAAGCGGAAAGACGTCAGCCGTCGCGAGCAAGTTGACATGGTCACGGCAGTTGCTTCGATCGCTCCCTGAAAAAGCACTCAAGGAAGGGAGGCATTGGACTCCTCTGCGGGAGTCTATGCAAGAGGAGTGCTCGATAAAGCGTCTTGAcacagcggagaaggcgcacaACCCCATTTAAACTGTGACATGCTACACATTCGAGTGGAAGTACCCCTTGTTGGGCACGGCCCAACTCATATTTGcagaatatatatatatatatgcgtgtataCTTAACACGCGCTTCAGAACGCATGCAGTCAATCGGTTATCACGCCTGGCGCGTGGGGTCCTACTTTAAGTGTGCGATGGCCACACAAAAAGTAGTGCCCTACATTTAACCCAGAGGTAAAACGAATGCTTAGATGAATGAAAGGGTCGCTCATGTTATTCTTTTCACCGCTCATCCCAGCCGACGAGTGCTGCGAAGAATGAAAAAGGAAATCAGTATGCGGTGTTCCCCATGTATCCCTATATGCGCTGCATTTGCACATATGAGCAATCTGCGTGCGTCGGTTGAGCTGAAAGCTGTAGCACAAAGAGACACCGAGTTTCAAGTAAATGCAACCCCGGCAGCGATAGTGAGCGAAATTCAGTATTCATCACAATGCGCTCCCTCTCTTTCACGCTGCACAGATCTACTGGCCGTACGATGCCAAGCCGCTTGACTCTGCGCGCTGGCGTTACGGGATGAGCCAGGAACCGAGCGCAAAGGTGATACAGGAAGCGCATTCTCGCGCGTCGTAGGGCCGAATGTCGTTTCTCCGTAGTACGAAGCCACGAAGTGGCGAACAGAGTAGACGACTCAGCATCCGCTCGATCGGCTCTAGCACTTGTGGTGCTGTCTCGATGCATGTTGTTTCTGGCCGCCGTCTAGCACTCTCCGGCTGAGCTTGCACTCGACATGCGTCGAGTTACAACGACGAGAACATGTCGCGAAGCGAGCACACCACCAGCCTTCACTGTAGCGGCAAGGCGCACGCCCAGGAAGCTTATTTCTTCTCGTCTTGCGGCCGCCATCCATTGTTCCTCGGCATCGCTGAGACAACGGCCCAGACGCCGCCACTAGATGCcacttcctctctctgtgcctTCGATTTGCGGGAAGAACAGAATTAATTATCGAAGTGGGTTGCAAAGTCACGGGGCACGACCGCCCACACAGAGTACAGCCAGACGACAGAAAAGTGCATGGCAGAGAGTAAAGTGAAAAACCAGCATCCGAGGCCACGGGCGACCTCGTGTTTCGCCTTCTGTGTAGCATATGCCTTTTCGCCCCCATGTGACAACTACCAAAGAGGGAAAAGGTATAATAGGCTTTGCGCTCCAGTATCGCTGCAGGAAGAACCAACAACCTCCGGCGAATTTGGCGCCCTCATCAGTTGTTGAGGAGGCaaccgcgaggcgagagaacgTATCGTTCGGCATACAGCTTATTTCCGACTGTAGAGTGGGGCTGCAGAGCTCCGGGAAGCCATGCGCACGACCTGGAATCCTTGATATCGTTGGATGCGCAGTGCCCCTGAAAGGAGCCCTaatgcgcagacgccggccgCGACGGAGGATGAACAAACACTTCCTTCTCGTAGATGTTGTGCGACGTGAGGCGCTTGCGCTTGAGTTCTTCGCACCacttctgcagcggcgacttCCAGGTCTGGAAAAGACACACAGAAAACACGGAAAATGGCACGGCGGAAATAAAATAACCTAGATGTGACCTACGCAGGGAACAAAACACGGCTGCTATACCCCCTCCATCCGCGGTTATCTGTTTGCATACATACAGACGTATATATCCGTATCTGACAGACTTCGAGCCTGA is drawn from Besnoitia besnoiti strain Bb-Ger1 chromosome VI, whole genome shotgun sequence and contains these coding sequences:
- a CDS encoding hypothetical protein (encoded by transcript BESB_068060), whose translation is MGPPAQSGSCKSQLVPSSWFVTSPCSSSAGAVEKSAKERPAAKRQEGRRDDGAESGGKRQGMTGSQEKKNPGGKAAAQWPPQDAAEKFRGRRDPGHPKGAPGRTLNGAFAKSARSASGESRRHSDISEKPAHAASFTWRKSGLFSGSDNRRGRFQGKNAKLYERERSTLRKAHAAGGVAGGEPSEDEGEVDVSVGADERKKMKAAAMAAISGALNEQQVLSDLEDARKKGKDIPFSRDAKRKRADSAFRRGSDIEICSGETKRLKTEKAKKNHAEDAGTKETGGRAKDSQSSPARPAEEDKGKEEEGEISQRVRTEADDEDDDEDDGADDEFQLHIVKRPVAQDKAGTRKPLDLASSDRRHEDSSGPRAQAKGRERAHWREAQSDQRGSRASGAGWKDSRYSSPAFDVAVGEKRFFPPLGAAPKQAETETGSDASDAEVENGNPKTDREKETGELLRFIPKTLPFAGARRTRTLSIALPASIVDNAQTLELRAALVGHIARTLTVFGVDEIVIYEDVAASISRGAKGGEGHSRALEFFVRNLRYLETPQFLRKALFPIHPDLRFAGLQNPLDAPHHLRRNEWLPYREGVVVASSKSRESGKQGSSVEGEHTKGFEEEVKLSAAQEKKLKAQQGAWVECGLPRHVWIPGDRLEGGMRVTVRLEPSVRHLQRQPPLEGSGADGPLMRGVAVSPDEPPVKAGLYWGYRVRIAQHFKDVFSHCPFSSDGRYDLTVGTSERGTRVGRDFKLPANYKHMLLVFGGLQGLEAVLLDRQSNCAPSRDPSTLFDLYLNTCAFQRSRTIRAEEAVPITLALLRPYLLEQDELSE